The Cloeon dipterum chromosome 3, ieCloDipt1.1, whole genome shotgun sequence genome includes a region encoding these proteins:
- the LOC135939587 gene encoding SRR1-like protein translates to MNNGDDGFTLVTRKTRSQKKVRLPLASNSSDKKNLVIAEVSRDLAIKQVQKSRSEIEASEFFKQALCSLQEGLESIKNGSVKHFLCYGLGCFSSCPIARHQLGFLLALKGHLAPLSVLLYDPLFTPLERSLLIDEFGLSLIDTNEEGKRSVSKEGCTLVFAPHCPKQLTNNLLWANWHPELLGRCLLLANSFNSVANNPASQPETAEYLLRIHEHTCEVGLKNSFRLYDVFNDLAFHSFDTEKISQDFWVNHPEPIYPEDDTGQVIRNGQQS, encoded by the exons ATGAATAATG gtgaTGATGGCTTTACTCTTGTAACACGGAAGACTCGTTCCCAGAAAAAGGTCCGACTGCCTCTAGCCTCTAATTCTTCGGACAAGAAAAACCTTGTGATCGCCGAGGTTTCACGGGATTTAGCTATCAA GCAGGTGCAAAAGTCTCGCTCAGAGATAGAGGCTAGTGAGTTCTTCAAGCAGGCGTTGTGCTCGCTGCAGGAAGGTCTCGAGTCGATCAAAAACGGCAGCGTCAAACATTTCCTCTGCTACGGCCTAGGCTGCTTCTCCAGCTGTCCAATAGCCAGGCATCAGCTGGGCTTTCTGCTGGCCCTGAAGGGGCATCTGGCGCCCCTGAGTGTGCTCCTCTACGACCCTCTGTTCACGCCGCTCGAACGCAGTCTGCTAATTGACGAGTTTGGCCTCTCGCTGATCGACACGAACGAAGAGGGCAAGCGTTCGGTGTCCAAGGAAGGCTGCACTCTGGTGTTCGCCCCGCACTGTCCCAAGCAGCTGACCAACAACCTTCTCTGGGCCAACTGGCACCCTGAACTGCTCGGCCGTTGTCTGCTTCTGGCCAACAGTTTTAACTCCGTGGCGAACAACCCTGCCAGCCAACCTGAGACGGCAGAGTACCTCTTGCGCATTCACGAACACACCTGCGAGGTCGGCCTCAAGAATTCGTTTCGCCTCTACGACGTGTTCAACGACCTTGCTTTTCACTCATTCGACACtgaaaag ATCAGCCAAGATTTTTGGGTAAACCACCCTGAACCTATCTACCCTGAGGACGATACAGGCCAAGTGATCAGGAATGGCCAACAATCTTAG
- the LOC135939586 gene encoding protein O-mannose kinase-like, whose translation MNSLNRIRAMLSPLVLLAALATVGGGPEEATGLRRCPRGHYKLADMAECAPMLTCPQLGSLQVGKLIGVGGVKAVYNATWRDQTVALSILNNRRFAEDFAYGQQMQLLYSGLPNFIQVVGFCEKPALTLTEYHPLGSLANLSAIVANYNLEDDVRFRLRLCRGWADILRILHGEGPIKETRVMCDSNSISKLLSQVLLEAVTLEPVLNDVDALPVVGPGGVICGNGGPLEGDLVAPEQRWPFPDLPYDAALMPGYSEKADIWKAGVVCEHLLNVTGGAWARYRLFRLHRRCRHEVPALRPCAAELHAEYSNALAELTRDEL comes from the exons ATGAACTCGCTTAATCGGATTCGTGCCATGCTCAGTCCGCTAGTGTTGCTTGCCGCGCTCGCCACGGTCGGCGGCGGCCCTGAGGAGGCCACGGGCCTCCGCCGCTGCCCCCGTGGCCACTACAAGCTAGCTGACATGGCCGAGTGCGCGCCCATGCTCACCTGCCCTCAACTTGGCAGCCTCCAG GTCGGCAAGTTGATCGGCGTAGGGGGAGTGAAGGCGGTGTACAACGCCACCTGGCGCGACCAGACAGTCGCCCTGTCCATCCTGAACAACCGGCGCTTTGCCGAAGACTTCGCCTACGGCCAGCAAATGCAACTTCTCTACTCTGGTCTGCCGAACTTCATTCAGGTGGTTGGTTTCTGCGAGAAGCCGGCGCTCACGCTTACTGAGTACCACCCCCTCGGCAGCCTGGCCAATCTCTCCGCCATCGTGGCCAATTACAACCTGGAGGATGACGTCCGGTTCAGGTTGCGCCTCTGCCGCGGCTGGGCGGACATCCTCAGGATACTGCATGGAGAAGGACCTATTAAG gaaaCAAGAGTCATGTGCGATTCCAACTCGATTTCAAAACTGCTGAGTCAAGTGCTACTGGAGGCAGTGACCCTGGAGCCAGTGCTGAACGACGTGGACGCCCTGCCAGTGGTGGGCCCAGGAGGAGTGATATGCGGCAATGGAGGGCCCCTCGAAGGGGACCTGGTCGCTCCGGAGCAGCGGTGGCCCTTCCCTGACCTGCCTTATGACGCTGCCCTCATGCCCGGCTACTCTGAGAAGGCGGACATTTGGAAGGCGGGCGTGGTGTGTGAGCACCTGCTCAATGTGACCGGTGGCGCGTGGGCTCGCTACAGACTCTTCCGGCTgcaccgccgctgccgccacgAGGTGCCTGCCCTTCGGCCCTGCGCCGCTGAACTGCACGCAGAGTACTCCAACGCCCTAGCCGAATTAACCAGAGATGAACTCTAG
- the LOC135939588 gene encoding tropomyosin-like — MRVFRRLKSMFVEAQYSEHHEVSSSVETTRPRLSAAMESRKALVEEGLRFCDHVKDTLKKLDDDLEGALILVYEKEEHIKVLMIQITEFEEKLSEKSSKYEELKDEYENFKSECEQKMDDLKDKLKDLDDLREKLDDAKSRADEADSLKDKVSELEEKLSEADNSSKNIIDELNKKLEEKEAENDELRKKLEALMASKKDDGSSSSSSDEE, encoded by the exons ATGCGCGTATTCCGGCGACTCAAGTCGATGTTTGTCGAAGCACAATACAGCGAGCACCACGAGGTCTCGAGCAGCGTTGAGACCACCAGACCGAGACTCTCGGCCG cgATGGAATCGAGAAAAGCTCTGGTTGAGGAAGGACTGCGATTCTGCGACCACGTCAAGGACACGCTCAAGAAACTCGACGATGACCT ggaAGGTGcactaattttggtttatgAAAAGGAGGAGCACATCAAAGTGCTCATGATCCAG ATAACCGAGTTTGAGGAAAAGCTGAGCGAGAAGTCATCAAAGTATGAAGAGCTGAAGGACGAATATGAAAACTTCAAATCAGAATGTGAGCAGAAGATGGACGATCTGAAGGACAAACTGAAGGATTTAGATGATTTGCGCGAAAAATTGGACGACGCCAAGTCGAGGGCTGACGAGGCAGACAGTCTCAAGGACAAAGTGTCCGAGCTGGAGGAGAAACTTTCAGAGGCAGACAATTCCAGCAAGAACATTATTGATGAACTCAATAAAAAGCTAGAAGAAAAAGAGGCTGAGAATG acgagctgagaaaaaaattggaggcGCTCATGGCTTCAAAGAAAGATGACGGCTCAAGCAGTTCCTCTTCAGATGAGGAATAG
- the LOC135938400 gene encoding uncharacterized protein LOC135938400 — protein sequence MLMDALSCSSSSDESSDVLSNVEGVAVPSDRRGRFIKLKKIRRDDLKESFDALIHVCPGLKGMNPVPSRGKVLTKAADLIKNWSKDFDLSKEGLKAFQENSKYMNDFRKEMENVERTGTMTEAYRQMKEHIEKNKAQFAMFTQEQYVPAELCEGLNMDEIMEILSHQGEHLYDGDVDSGEDDVGDDENSNENDKDSYEEDSQVEYFDIGAEEVII from the exons ATGTTGA tggaCGCTTTGAGCTGCTCAAGTAGTTCAGATGAATCTTCTGACGTATTAAGTAATGTAGAAGGAGTAGCGGTACCG AGTGACAGGCGAGGCCGTTTTATCAAGCTCAAGAAGATAAGAAGAGATGACCTGAAAGAAAGCTTTGACGCCCTGATCCATGTTTGTCCTGGCCTGAAGGGAATGAACCCGGTACCCTCTCGCGGTAAAGTCCTTACCAAAGCTGCGgacttgataaaaaattggagcaaAGATTTTGACCTTAGCAAAGAAGGACTGAAAGCTTTCCAGGAGAATTCGAAATACATGAATGATTTTC GCAAAGAGATGGAAAATGTCGAAAGGACCGGCACAATGACCGAAGCCTATAGACAAATGAAAGAGCACATCGAGAAAAACAAGGCCCAGTTTGCTATGTTTACTCAAGAGCAGTATGTTCCTGCAGAACTTTGCGAGGGTCTGAATATGGATGAGATTATGGAGATCCTTTCTCATCAGGGTGAGCATCTTTATGACGGAGATGTTGATTCTGGTGAAGACGACGTTGGAGATGATGAAAATTCCAACGAAAATGATAAAGACTCATATGAAGAGGATAGCCaagttgaatattttgatatcGGGGCGGAGGAAGTTattatctaa
- the LOC135938401 gene encoding uncharacterized protein LOC135938401, whose protein sequence is MLYTYNNGISYIYNNCCIPTTTQSGNIAEWAATTSTEKPVDDTDCRRRLTVVAAILPSGERSADRSGTVKIPENEATSTRKQEMLVEDSPYCSQGQTTWGRPCASKSGRCRFPRGMDTTRGRKDLALLRLSSRPSKCRPQWRSNAKQDTWTVQIFVRSRKEGLGLVEVSILAVKLALWANNKPALSRLSSRPSKCRPQWRSNAKHDTWTVQIFVRSRKEGLGLVEVSILAVKLALWANNKPALSRLSSRPSKCRPQWRSNAKQDTWMVPIFVQSRKEGLGLVEVEQQAR, encoded by the exons atgttgtatacctacaacaacggtatatcctatatatacaacaattgttgtatacctacaacaacg CAATCTGGCAACATCGCAGAATGGGCGGCAACGACAAGCACTGAAAAGCCCGTGGACGACACCGACTGCCGGCGCCGGCTCACGGTCGTCGCCGCCATCTTGCCAAGCGGAGAGCGGAGCGCGGACCGGAGCGGAACTGTGAAAATTCCGGAAAACGAAGCCACGAGCACCAGAAAACAGGAAATGCTAGTG GAAGATTCGCCGTATTGTTCACAGGGACAAACGACCTGGGGACGACCCTGCGCGTCCAAGTCTGGACGGTGCCGATTCCCGCGTGGCATGGACACGACCCGAGGAAGGAAGGATTtggccttgttgag gttgagcagcaggcccagcaaatgtcgtccgcagtggcgttcaaatgcaaaacaggacacctggacggtgcagatttttgtgcggtcgaggaaggaagggttaggccttgttgaggtgagtattttagcagtgaaattagcactgtgggctaataataaacctgccttgtctaggttgagcagcaggcccagcaaatgtcgtccgcagtggcgttcaaatgcaaaacatgacacctggacggtgcagatttttgtgcggtcgaggaaggaagggttaggccttgttgaggtgagtattttagcagtgaaattagcactgtgggctaataataaacctgccttgtctaggttgagcagcaggcccagcaaatgtcgtccgcagtggcgttcaaatgcaaaacaggacacctggatggtgccgatttttgttcagtcgaggaaggaagggttaggccttgttgag gttgagcagcaggccaGGTGA